A stretch of the Papaver somniferum cultivar HN1 chromosome 6, ASM357369v1, whole genome shotgun sequence genome encodes the following:
- the LOC113289936 gene encoding suppressor protein SRP40-like yields the protein MAPSTKKKKAAIKRRKKRALAANIQPSSPTNSQQQEEDEEGDDDLKTHDEKQTTNGHINIETSRNQCHYIETEKDNKPNFEGSFDSVKISKEEEMAGDKEIGDSESGKVHIEFPKESGKGGSSSSSSSDSSSDDESDVVKKIRSSKKKVLEEFKDGMAGITNAFSGILPSEDSVEKIVSSVEEKIEGASSISVPSNETEDKTLPASVAPSVDTSYDVGDSSKVPETPDSPEKEELLPIVPTIVQPASWKSCCGLFDVLTGSNR from the exons ATGGCTCcatcaacaaagaagaaaaaagcagcaataaaaagaagaaaaaaaagggctTTAGCAGCTAATATCCAGCCTTCTTCTCCAACTAACTCTCAACagcaagaagaagatgaagaag GAGATGATGATTTGAAAACCCATGATGAGAAACAAACAACAAATGGTCATATAAATATTGAAACATCTAGAAATCAATGTCATTATATTGAGACAGAAAAAGATAACAAACCCAACTTTGAAGGATCTTTTGATAGTGTAAAAATATCAAAGGAAGAAGAAATGGCTGGTGATAAAGAAATTGGAGACTCTGAAAGTGGAAAGGTCCATATTGAGTTTCCCAAGGAATCTGGGAAAGGAGGTTCCTCCTCTAGTTCCTCGTCCGATAGTAGTTCTGACGATGAATCAGATGTAGTTAAGAAAATCCGATCATCCAAGAAGAAAGTGTTAGAAGAATTCAAGGATGGGATGGCCGGGATTACCAATGCGTTTTCCGGAATTCTTCCGTCCGAGGATTCTGTAGAAAAGATTGTTTCTTCCGTCGAAGAGAAAATTGAAGGTGCCAGTTCCATATCCGTGCCTTCCAATGAAACTGAAGACAAGACTTTGCCGGCGTCCGTTGCACCCAGTGTTGACACTAGTTATGATGTTGGTGACAGCTCTAAAGTGCCCGAGACTCCTGATAGCCCAGAAAAAGAG GAACTTTTgccaattgttccaacaattgtGCAGCCAGCTTCATGGAAGAGTTGTTGTGGATTATTTGATGTTCTAACAGGCTCTAACAGATGA